The Triticum aestivum cultivar Chinese Spring chromosome 3A, IWGSC CS RefSeq v2.1, whole genome shotgun sequence genome includes a region encoding these proteins:
- the LOC123062568 gene encoding 31 kDa ribonucleoprotein, chloroplastic: MGPAPREVVVISSSDEEEEVLSGRSARSPVPLGWAAKLGDSAVPAPRRHKGRSRAVRAGNDGDCEGDDCVVLDGDPDKPVAVAGAKGRSRGDGLPGEVEIVAVKGEIACKDFPHLRHSCSELPFSTTSHTKHCSMCYCFVCDAPAPCKYWGKGLLNDDHCHATDKETKWKILRQAFKCKSVPASYPEERLNVVYQTTPSPRQQEYYEEYTPEGYSETDEEATVCIGNLPYDIDEKDLVLLFKDVGIVVFSEIIYDRETGESRGYGFVTMSTAEEAKKAVEMYNRREMDGRPLTVYKTAATRGARTEETPSPHPSRPVSSSFKIYVDNLPWKVSNSNLKQLFSDYGEVVGAKVVYHRGREAGRSPFGFVAMATRQESENAIWHLNKQVWWGRKLRVRVAREEERKVKVV, translated from the exons ATggggccggcgccgcgggaggtgGTGGTGATCagcagctccgacgaggaggaggaggtgctctCCGGTAGGTCGGCTCGCTCGCCCGTCCCCCTGGGATGGGCCGCGAAGCTCGGGGACTCGGCGGTGCCAGCACCGCGGAGGCATAAAGGTAGGTCCCGTGCCGTTCGCGCCGGCAACGACGGCGACTGCGAGGGTGATGACTGCGTAGTTCTGGACGGCGACCCGGATAAGCCGGTTGCGGTTGCGGGTGCGAAGGGGAGGAGTAGGGGGGATGGCCTGCCGGGCGAGGTGGAGATCGTTGCGGTGAAAGGCGAG ATAGCATGCAAGGACTTCCCTCACTTGCGCCATTCATGTTCCGAGTTGCCCTTCAGCACCACTTCTCACACAAAGCATTGCAGCATG TGCTACTGTTTTGTATGTGATGCTCCAGCTCCATGCAAGTACTGGGGCAAAGGGCTCTTGAATGATGATCATTGCCATGCCACTGACAAGGAAACAAAGTGGAAAATACTGAGGCAGGCATTTAAGTGCAAAAGTGTGCCAGCATCTTATCCGGAGGAACGCCTGAATGTTGTGTACCAAACAACGCCATCCCCAAGACAGCAGGAATATTACGAGGAATACACACCAGAGGGGTACTCCGAGACGGACGAGGAGGCCACGGTGTGCATTGGGAACCTACCGTATGACATTGACGAGAAGGACCTTGTCCTGCTCTTCAAGGATGTCGGCATTGTCGTGTTCTCTGAG ATCATTTATGACAGGGAAACAGGCGAGAGCCGTGGATATGGGTTTGTCACCATGAGTACTGCTGAGGAGGCCAAGAAGGCTGTGGAGATGTACAATCGCCGT GAGATGGACGGCAGGCCCCTGACTGTGTACAAGACAGCTGCTACCAGAGGTGCCCGGACAGAAGAAACACCGTCCCCCCATCCCAGTCGACCAGTATCTTCTTCGTTCAAGATCTATGTGGACAATCTTCCCTGGAAAGTGAGCAACTCTAACCTAAAGCAGCTGTTCAGTGACTATGGTGAAGTGGTCGGTGCTAAAGTTGTTTACCACCGCGGAAGAGAAGCCGGGCGCTCCCCGTTCGGTTTCGTCGCGATGGCGACGCGGCAGGAATCGGAGAATGCCATTTGGCACCTTAACAAGCAG GTTTGGTGGGGCCGCAAACTGCGAGTGCGAGTCGCAAGAGAGGAAGAGAGGAAGGTGAAAGTGGTCTAG